A region of Chitinophaga horti DNA encodes the following proteins:
- a CDS encoding SusD/RagB family nutrient-binding outer membrane lipoprotein yields the protein MKKLAYIIPGMALLAATVLTSCRKDFEEINTHPISTPVALPEQLLPTALANTVTYNMLRNRNFNNELMQVTIDMNDGDGRVFRYDFNRNWSDYLYTNLFIQLTNFKDVYKQAIDPLTYDKTYVGISLISQAWIYSILTDTYGDIPFKESNLGRDSGITEPKFDTQKDVYFGCFTMLEEANRLLNGAANLKVPAADPVYAGNAANWRKFGNSLYLRMLMRIAEKPEVKDTVVKKIAEIAQTKTSTYPIIGAVTESAILRWTGVVPYVNPYNTVREQDFRSPAIASFFIDNLVAWSDPRINISLGSDGINRWGIAPSSEGFKGVPSGYEPGQGYVKKSYFYSNTSKKSMQTEELGGMILNAAEVRLILAEAFVRGYITNSNAQTYYNAGAQFAIQQWLPTWTVTDFQAYMANIDQEWDETLDLEGKLEKIHLQKYYALFMCDMQQWFEYRRTGHPVLPKGGGLQNGGVMPARMTYPIMIQSTNPTNYKIAIANQGPDEISTQVWWQKK from the coding sequence ATGAAGAAATTAGCATATATCATTCCGGGCATGGCGCTGTTGGCAGCCACCGTGCTCACTTCCTGCAGGAAGGACTTTGAAGAGATCAATACACACCCGATATCTACACCGGTAGCACTGCCAGAGCAGCTGTTGCCCACCGCGCTGGCCAATACGGTTACTTACAACATGCTGCGTAACCGCAACTTCAATAACGAGTTGATGCAGGTAACGATCGACATGAACGATGGTGACGGAAGAGTGTTTCGCTACGACTTTAACAGGAACTGGAGCGATTACCTGTACACGAACCTGTTCATACAACTCACCAACTTTAAAGACGTATACAAACAGGCGATCGATCCGCTTACATACGATAAAACCTATGTAGGTATTTCCCTCATCAGCCAGGCATGGATCTATTCCATTCTGACGGATACTTATGGCGACATTCCTTTTAAAGAATCGAACCTGGGCAGGGATTCCGGCATTACGGAGCCTAAATTCGATACACAGAAAGATGTGTACTTCGGTTGTTTTACCATGCTGGAAGAGGCCAACAGGCTGCTGAACGGCGCGGCTAACCTGAAAGTACCTGCAGCTGATCCTGTGTATGCAGGTAACGCCGCCAACTGGCGTAAGTTCGGTAACTCCTTGTATCTGCGTATGCTGATGCGTATCGCAGAAAAACCGGAAGTGAAAGACACGGTAGTGAAAAAGATCGCAGAGATCGCACAAACGAAAACATCTACTTACCCGATCATCGGTGCTGTTACAGAATCGGCTATTCTCCGCTGGACAGGCGTTGTGCCCTATGTAAATCCGTACAACACGGTAAGGGAACAGGACTTCCGTTCACCGGCGATCGCCAGCTTCTTTATTGATAACCTGGTGGCATGGTCCGATCCGCGTATCAACATCTCTTTAGGTAGTGATGGTATTAACCGTTGGGGTATCGCGCCTTCGAGCGAGGGCTTCAAGGGCGTACCAAGTGGTTATGAGCCAGGGCAGGGCTACGTAAAGAAATCGTACTTCTATTCCAATACTTCTAAAAAGTCAATGCAAACGGAAGAACTGGGCGGCATGATCCTGAATGCGGCAGAAGTAAGGTTGATCCTTGCTGAAGCTTTTGTAAGAGGTTATATCACTAACAGCAACGCACAAACGTATTACAACGCCGGCGCCCAGTTTGCTATCCAGCAATGGTTGCCAACGTGGACGGTAACCGACTTCCAGGCGTATATGGCTAACATCGACCAGGAGTGGGACGAAACGCTCGACCTGGAAGGTAAGCTGGAAAAGATCCACCTGCAGAAATATTATGCACTGTTTATGTGCGACATGCAACAGTGGTTCGAGTACCGCCGTACCGGTCACCCTGTACTTCCCAAAGGCGGTGGTTTGCAGAATGGTGGTGTAATGCCTGCCAGGATGACTTACCCGATCATGATCCAGTCTACCAACCCGACCAATTACAAAATAGCGATCGCTAACCAGGGGCCGGACGAAATCAGCACGCAAGTGTGGTGGCAGAAAAAATAA
- a CDS encoding DUF5689 domain-containing protein encodes MNRFFKYSCILVVAAVGLFACEQEKTYPGGVLSDYIAMLDLRQIYKDKDVVLTRENMAGATQIAGVVVSDHRGGNLPAGLLMVQDFRRLNMIRGISIQLGNAAGDYVPGDSIEVSVVGKKLTKVDGILQLEGVQVSDIKKIASNKPIPVNRVNSNLYLKFPDRYESVLSVIVKGSFNPLSKPGDQFGGDWIVTDAFENIKLHTEANAEFADSTLPMMANYYGIFLNMVKDGKPDPQFRMRRSSDFVRQMAATEAQPILITGFVSDVSGGDGNYEYIQLMATRDIDFTVTPFSFVINNNAGTAQPIGVPALGWATGNQRTYKININTGSAKKGTFFYVGGANKLINGPSSTNISAANWVRNYDYVNKDGEGFGVKKNGWMANSGNAFGLAIFEGTTVTEASAPIDVMWVSSGGSLFAGNAGYRVGNTDWYDINNPVTLAPQPFYRAGTNTTFLSYNPEDQGFFYILGGEYNLALRRWTKARSQTNWLMTKSSTLSELESDSLSTKLKEQ; translated from the coding sequence ATGAACCGTTTCTTTAAATATTCCTGCATCCTGGTAGTGGCCGCGGTTGGACTGTTTGCCTGTGAGCAGGAGAAAACTTATCCCGGTGGTGTACTTTCCGATTACATCGCTATGCTGGACCTGCGCCAGATTTACAAAGACAAAGATGTGGTGCTCACCAGAGAAAACATGGCCGGTGCTACCCAGATCGCTGGTGTAGTTGTATCCGATCACCGGGGTGGCAACCTGCCTGCAGGTTTGCTGATGGTGCAGGACTTCCGCCGCCTGAACATGATCCGTGGTATCTCGATCCAGTTGGGTAATGCCGCAGGTGATTATGTTCCGGGCGATTCTATCGAGGTATCGGTAGTGGGTAAAAAATTAACTAAGGTAGATGGCATTCTTCAGTTGGAAGGTGTGCAGGTGTCTGATATCAAAAAGATCGCCAGCAACAAACCCATCCCGGTGAACCGTGTAAACAGCAACCTGTACCTGAAGTTCCCGGATCGTTACGAAAGCGTACTGTCCGTAATCGTTAAAGGTTCCTTCAACCCGCTGTCTAAACCCGGCGATCAGTTTGGTGGCGACTGGATTGTAACCGATGCGTTCGAGAACATCAAACTGCATACAGAAGCAAATGCAGAATTTGCGGATAGCACACTGCCAATGATGGCTAACTATTACGGTATTTTCCTGAATATGGTAAAAGACGGCAAGCCTGATCCGCAGTTCCGTATGCGCCGCAGCAGCGATTTCGTACGGCAGATGGCAGCTACGGAAGCACAACCGATACTCATCACCGGTTTCGTAAGCGACGTATCGGGTGGCGATGGCAACTACGAGTACATTCAGCTGATGGCAACCCGTGATATCGACTTCACCGTAACGCCCTTTTCCTTTGTGATCAATAACAACGCAGGTACTGCACAGCCAATAGGTGTGCCGGCACTGGGTTGGGCTACTGGTAACCAGCGTACGTATAAGATCAACATCAATACGGGATCTGCCAAAAAAGGAACATTCTTCTATGTGGGAGGTGCCAACAAGCTGATCAACGGTCCATCTTCTACCAACATATCAGCCGCTAACTGGGTGCGTAACTATGATTACGTAAACAAAGACGGGGAAGGTTTTGGTGTGAAAAAGAATGGTTGGATGGCCAACAGCGGTAACGCGTTCGGTCTCGCGATATTCGAAGGAACCACTGTAACGGAAGCTTCTGCACCAATCGACGTTATGTGGGTAAGCAGCGGTGGCAGCCTCTTCGCCGGTAACGCCGGTTACCGTGTAGGCAATACCGACTGGTACGATATCAACAACCCGGTAACCCTGGCCCCGCAGCCTTTCTACAGGGCAGGCACCAACACGACCTTCCTGTCGTACAATCCGGAAGATCAGGGCTTCTTCTACATCCTGGGCGGGGAGTACAACCTGGCCCTCCGCAGATGGACTAAAGCCCGTTCTCAAACCAACTGGCTGATGACTAAATCATCCACGCTGTCTGAACTCGAAAGCGATTCGCTGTCGACGAAGCTGAAAGAACAATAA
- a CDS encoding ArnT family glycosyltransferase translates to MQQTSFEKYYPWFIAAVIASLVPGLFTPLMEPDAALYASIAKQIVLRGDWINLYADGADWLDKPHLPFWLGAASFHLFGMNAFAWKLPAFLCWLAGARYTYLFAKHFYGDAVARPAALIYLCALHAIISANDVRAEPYLTLFLIATSYYLVKEKIVLASLFAAFALMTKGPFVLIPIGGGMLLHWGMTGDWKQLWRPKWYLWLILTFVFTLPELYCLYAQFDAQPDKVVFGRQQVSGIRFFLWDSQFGRFFNTGPIKGKGDPFFFLHTLLWAFLPFSLLLYAAIFVRLRRLRQGTEWISLGAGLLTMLVFSLSRFQLPHYLNILFPYFAVLLAAWLVSLQRTKAVLATQRVVSLIIIVLAAAINVLFRGPGWPIYFAVTALAAFMWYRLRSYEQLVANGAVASIALALFLNIFFYPHLLPYQGGSTTAGWLNRQGITDTVRFYRINSYSFDFIYNGPVQREGNAPLIYTARKGKASLDSVGTVYQTVGVFPSYKVTRLDGKFVNASTRDKSLDTVWVLRLKE, encoded by the coding sequence ATGCAACAAACGTCCTTTGAAAAGTACTATCCCTGGTTTATTGCCGCTGTTATTGCGTCGCTGGTACCAGGGTTATTCACCCCACTGATGGAACCCGATGCAGCGTTGTACGCCAGCATTGCCAAACAGATTGTCTTACGCGGCGACTGGATCAATTTGTATGCAGACGGGGCCGACTGGCTCGATAAGCCACATCTTCCCTTCTGGCTCGGCGCTGCCAGCTTTCACCTTTTCGGCATGAACGCCTTCGCCTGGAAGCTGCCTGCATTCCTTTGCTGGCTGGCCGGTGCACGCTATACTTACCTGTTCGCGAAACATTTTTATGGAGATGCGGTCGCCCGTCCGGCTGCACTCATTTACCTGTGTGCGTTACACGCGATCATCAGTGCTAACGACGTACGTGCGGAACCATACCTCACGCTTTTCCTCATTGCCACCTCCTATTACCTGGTAAAGGAAAAGATCGTACTGGCCTCACTGTTCGCCGCCTTCGCACTCATGACCAAAGGCCCGTTCGTACTCATCCCTATCGGTGGCGGCATGCTGCTTCACTGGGGCATGACGGGCGACTGGAAACAATTGTGGCGGCCTAAATGGTACCTGTGGTTGATACTCACGTTCGTATTCACCCTCCCTGAATTATACTGCCTGTACGCACAGTTCGACGCACAACCCGACAAGGTCGTTTTCGGCCGGCAGCAGGTGTCGGGCATCCGCTTCTTTTTGTGGGACAGTCAGTTCGGTCGCTTCTTCAACACAGGGCCGATCAAAGGTAAAGGCGATCCTTTCTTCTTTTTACATACATTGTTATGGGCCTTCCTGCCCTTCAGTTTATTACTGTACGCCGCCATCTTTGTCCGTTTACGCCGCCTGCGCCAGGGTACGGAATGGATTTCGCTAGGGGCAGGTTTGCTTACGATGCTGGTATTTTCGCTATCACGATTTCAGCTACCGCATTATCTCAATATCCTGTTTCCGTACTTCGCGGTGTTACTGGCAGCGTGGCTGGTAAGCCTGCAACGCACGAAAGCTGTACTGGCTACACAGCGGGTCGTTTCGCTGATCATTATTGTATTAGCGGCAGCGATCAATGTCTTGTTCCGCGGGCCAGGGTGGCCGATCTACTTTGCGGTTACGGCTTTGGCAGCCTTTATGTGGTACCGCCTGCGCAGCTACGAGCAACTGGTAGCGAATGGCGCTGTTGCATCCATTGCACTGGCGTTGTTCCTGAATATCTTTTTCTATCCTCACCTGCTGCCCTACCAAGGCGGCTCTACTACGGCAGGCTGGCTCAATCGCCAGGGCATTACCGATACGGTTCGCTTCTATCGCATCAACAGCTACAGCTTCGATTTTATTTACAATGGCCCGGTGCAGCGGGAAGGCAATGCGCCTTTGATTTACACGGCGCGTAAAGGCAAGGCATCGCTTGATTCTGTCGGCACGGTTTATCAAACGGTGGGTGTGTTCCCTTCTTACAAGGTGACGCGACTGGACGGGAAGTTTGTGAATGCTTCCACGAGGGATAAGAGTCTGGATACGGTGTGGGTGCTGAGATTGAAGGAATAA
- a CDS encoding phosphatase PAP2 family protein, with translation MIFKLLTTPVMTWTDWLQQLDETLFISIHHFGNVELLDPVMLLLRNALTWVPLYAFVLYFVIRHRPNKAVAFLVGTLICFAIADYGSASIFKPFFQRERPCHNDDLVLYLHQLIGCGGRYGFPSSHASNHFALAAFWFFAMRQMGIRRLYWNWVWIWALLVCYAQVYVGKHYPLDILGGAAFGVLTGFLVSRLFAWWDRSGIRLRKRNQLDTVS, from the coding sequence ATGATCTTTAAACTACTTACAACACCTGTTATGACCTGGACGGATTGGCTGCAGCAGCTGGATGAGACGCTTTTTATCAGCATACACCATTTTGGAAACGTGGAACTGCTGGATCCCGTGATGTTGTTACTACGCAATGCACTCACCTGGGTGCCCTTATATGCATTTGTACTTTACTTCGTGATACGCCACCGGCCAAACAAGGCGGTAGCTTTCCTGGTAGGCACCCTTATCTGCTTTGCTATTGCCGATTATGGCAGTGCCAGCATTTTTAAACCCTTCTTTCAACGCGAGCGCCCGTGTCATAATGACGACCTGGTGCTATACCTTCACCAGCTGATCGGTTGCGGCGGGCGGTATGGATTTCCTTCTTCACATGCTTCCAATCACTTTGCCCTGGCTGCCTTCTGGTTCTTCGCCATGCGGCAGATGGGCATACGCAGGTTGTACTGGAACTGGGTATGGATATGGGCCTTGCTCGTATGTTATGCGCAGGTGTACGTAGGCAAACACTACCCGCTAGACATACTCGGCGGTGCGGCGTTTGGTGTACTCACCGGCTTCCTGGTATCGCGGTTGTTTGCATGGTGGGACAGATCCGGCATTCGCTTACGCAAAAGAAACCAGCTGGATACTGTATCTTAG
- a CDS encoding TlpA family protein disulfide reductase has protein sequence MKQLLFLLCFSPLSLLAQQPAITFRAPQATSGKVKVEYPVDGKYFFIMRTDTALNQKGELVWRNTETTPSEFSFEYKGKKYTLFVKPGKSYTITDQGEGADRTFSITGPDAAAQEAFSRIKFPFYEELAYSRYRALDSSFANNEALLRKDIDSVMAPFKTLLAGKQMEQAFYDHVYDHVRAFYANVMLSVAYSYVGKAVPYKDSIGYDAAKWAQINEYFQRAFAIADPHDLRLQKVNTVYWYTFTNINLYLKYIKPAHDGTLVPFSPDEPEYQRQYDIVSRFRDPEREFQTANLLSFAMLQGSRDKQLLGWYETFNDMYPNNPYAARLAPGVAAVRDYQDKIAQDFKPGQKFLEDAASVNTIAELGARFKGKTIYLDLWASWCGPCKAEFAYTGDVKKFLAEKGGTTLYLSIDNEGAEKKWKEAIKYYNLEGYHLRASEKLSEDIRRQFGKNGSLSIPRYAIIKDGELVVNDAKRPSAGKALIDQLAPYF, from the coding sequence ATGAAGCAACTATTATTCCTGTTATGTTTTAGCCCGTTATCATTACTGGCCCAACAACCTGCGATCACTTTCCGCGCCCCCCAGGCTACCTCCGGCAAGGTAAAAGTGGAGTATCCTGTAGACGGTAAGTATTTCTTTATCATGCGTACGGATACTGCTTTAAACCAGAAGGGTGAGCTGGTATGGCGTAATACAGAAACCACTCCTTCGGAGTTCAGCTTCGAGTACAAGGGTAAAAAGTATACCCTGTTCGTAAAGCCCGGTAAATCTTATACCATTACCGACCAGGGCGAAGGTGCTGATCGCACGTTCAGTATTACCGGCCCTGATGCTGCTGCCCAGGAGGCATTCAGCCGTATTAAGTTTCCTTTTTACGAGGAACTGGCATATAGCCGTTACCGCGCGCTCGATTCATCTTTCGCCAACAATGAAGCACTGTTACGGAAGGATATTGACAGTGTGATGGCCCCTTTCAAAACATTACTCGCCGGTAAGCAGATGGAGCAGGCCTTTTACGATCACGTGTACGATCATGTGCGGGCATTTTATGCGAATGTGATGCTGAGCGTCGCTTATTCTTATGTGGGAAAGGCGGTCCCGTACAAAGACAGCATTGGCTATGATGCTGCAAAATGGGCGCAGATCAACGAATATTTCCAGCGTGCGTTTGCCATCGCCGACCCGCACGACCTTCGGCTGCAGAAGGTGAACACGGTATACTGGTATACGTTTACGAACATCAACCTGTATCTCAAATACATAAAGCCCGCGCACGATGGCACCCTGGTGCCTTTCAGTCCAGACGAGCCTGAGTACCAACGCCAGTACGACATTGTCAGCCGCTTTCGTGATCCTGAACGGGAGTTTCAAACGGCCAACCTGCTATCGTTCGCGATGCTGCAGGGTTCCCGTGATAAGCAGCTTCTCGGCTGGTACGAAACTTTTAATGATATGTACCCCAATAACCCGTACGCCGCCCGCCTGGCGCCAGGTGTAGCGGCCGTGCGTGACTACCAGGACAAAATAGCACAGGACTTTAAACCCGGACAAAAGTTCCTGGAAGATGCGGCTTCTGTGAACACCATCGCGGAACTGGGCGCCAGGTTCAAAGGCAAAACCATCTACCTCGACCTCTGGGCGAGCTGGTGTGGCCCCTGTAAAGCCGAATTTGCCTATACGGGTGACGTAAAGAAATTCCTGGCTGAAAAAGGCGGCACAACGCTTTACCTATCGATCGACAACGAAGGAGCCGAAAAGAAGTGGAAAGAAGCGATCAAATATTATAACCTGGAAGGCTATCACCTCCGTGCCTCCGAAAAGCTCTCGGAAGACATCCGCAGGCAGTTTGGTAAAAACGGCAGCCTCTCCATTCCCCGTTACGCTATCATAAAAGACGGCGAACTGGTGGTAAACGATGCCAAACGTCCCAGCGCCGGCAAAGCCCTGATCGACCAGCTGGCGCCTTATTTCTAG
- a CDS encoding TerC family protein — MEFIVPNFADPGVWISLVTLCFLEIVLGIDNVIFISIVAGKLPEHQQRKARIIGLALAMIFRVGLLLCINWIIGLVDPVISFKWLKGVVIALSWKDLILLAGGLFLIVKSTLEIHHKLQEHHVADQPGSKKFKSLGAVIFQIVLVDAVFSFDSILTAVGLVDNVLVMIIAVIVSIGVMMLFAGPVTRIINKQPTLQMLALSFLIVIGVVLIASGFHQEVSKSIIYSCLGFSLIVEMLNIKLRGNQAKTIKLNTTKEL, encoded by the coding sequence ATGGAGTTCATCGTCCCTAATTTTGCCGATCCAGGAGTATGGATCAGCCTCGTCACGTTATGTTTCCTGGAAATTGTACTGGGTATCGATAACGTCATTTTCATTTCTATCGTAGCCGGCAAGCTGCCGGAACACCAGCAGCGTAAGGCCCGCATCATTGGTCTGGCCCTGGCGATGATCTTCAGGGTAGGTCTACTGCTCTGCATTAACTGGATCATCGGCCTTGTGGACCCCGTTATCTCCTTTAAATGGCTGAAAGGCGTCGTGATCGCCCTCAGCTGGAAAGACCTCATACTGCTCGCGGGCGGCCTCTTCCTGATCGTTAAAAGCACCCTGGAAATACATCATAAATTACAGGAACACCATGTAGCCGATCAGCCAGGCTCCAAAAAGTTCAAGAGCCTTGGCGCCGTGATCTTCCAGATCGTACTGGTAGACGCCGTGTTCTCCTTCGACTCGATCTTGACTGCTGTAGGTCTTGTAGACAATGTACTCGTGATGATCATCGCCGTAATTGTGTCTATCGGCGTGATGATGCTCTTCGCCGGCCCTGTTACCCGTATCATTAACAAACAGCCTACCCTCCAGATGCTGGCCCTCTCCTTCCTGATCGTGATCGGCGTGGTATTGATCGCCAGCGGTTTCCACCAGGAAGTGAGCAAGAGCATTATCTACTCCTGCCTTGGCTTCTCGCTGATCGTAGAGATGCTGAACATTAAACTGCGGGGTAACCAGGCCAAAACCATCAAATTAAATACAACTAAAGAGTTGTAA
- a CDS encoding M48 family metalloprotease: MNANTPANLTGRLALYLLMALICLPAFAKAQEAFLPVITDSVYLKAQAGSYGDRYKQRMKLLPSKHRNDYQEIYNSRWEHVQQVFDKREIYTDKKAMAYMDRLLTTILQANPQLDASNIKGYFSRSAVPNASYIGEGIFLFNLGLLDKMENESQVAFVICHELAHYYLQHSENSIRTYVETVNSPEMQRELKNIKRSEYGRNARLDKLAKGIRFNSRRHSRDHEAEADSMAIVLLKRSPFAASEGLTALALLDRIDSSSVDMATCLPKTFDAAAYPFKPKWIAKSSGLLGGHATLKRDAAMADSLKTHPDCSQRIKLLAPAVNGDTKTSKNPLDATTFAELRARAGREAVAFTWENKQYTNCLYLLLEQLQHKPADPYLVTQMGQVFNAWHAAQRSHTLSRYTDSPSPYNDPNYNTLAQFVQNLYLEDVAAVGYHYLAKFQSQLSQHAPYNETLKESTRILQQ; encoded by the coding sequence ATGAACGCAAATACACCCGCAAACCTCACAGGTCGCTTAGCCCTTTACTTACTGATGGCATTGATCTGCCTGCCCGCTTTTGCTAAGGCCCAGGAGGCGTTTTTACCTGTCATCACGGATTCGGTGTACCTGAAGGCGCAGGCCGGCAGCTACGGCGATCGCTACAAACAGCGGATGAAGCTGCTGCCCAGCAAACACCGTAACGACTACCAGGAGATTTACAACAGCCGCTGGGAGCACGTGCAGCAGGTGTTCGATAAACGGGAAATCTACACCGATAAAAAGGCCATGGCGTACATGGACCGCCTGCTCACCACCATTCTGCAGGCCAATCCACAGCTGGATGCCAGCAACATCAAAGGTTACTTTTCCCGTTCCGCTGTACCCAACGCATCATACATCGGGGAGGGCATCTTCCTGTTCAACCTCGGTCTGCTCGATAAAATGGAGAACGAAAGCCAGGTGGCCTTCGTCATTTGCCACGAGTTGGCGCACTACTACCTGCAACACAGCGAAAACAGCATTCGCACGTACGTAGAAACGGTGAACAGTCCCGAAATGCAGCGGGAATTAAAGAACATCAAACGATCAGAATACGGCAGAAATGCCCGCCTCGATAAACTTGCCAAAGGCATCCGCTTCAATAGCCGCCGTCACAGCCGCGACCACGAAGCGGAAGCCGACTCTATGGCGATAGTACTGCTGAAACGCAGCCCGTTCGCAGCCTCTGAAGGACTCACCGCCCTGGCTTTGCTGGACCGGATCGACAGTTCGTCTGTAGACATGGCCACCTGTCTGCCCAAAACCTTTGACGCCGCCGCATACCCTTTTAAACCGAAATGGATAGCGAAGTCCAGCGGACTGCTCGGCGGCCATGCCACCCTCAAACGCGACGCCGCCATGGCCGACTCGCTTAAAACCCACCCGGACTGCTCCCAGCGCATCAAGCTACTGGCACCGGCGGTAAACGGCGATACGAAAACGAGTAAGAATCCACTGGACGCCACCACGTTCGCGGAACTGCGCGCCCGCGCCGGACGGGAAGCGGTGGCCTTCACCTGGGAAAATAAGCAGTACACCAACTGCCTGTACCTGCTGCTGGAACAACTGCAACATAAACCTGCCGACCCGTACCTGGTTACCCAGATGGGGCAGGTGTTTAACGCCTGGCATGCCGCGCAGCGTAGCCATACCTTGTCGAGGTATACCGATTCGCCATCGCCTTATAATGATCCCAACTATAACACGCTGGCGCAGTTCGTACAGAACCTGTACCTCGAAGATGTGGCCGCCGTAGGATATCACTACCTGGCGAAGTTCCAGTCGCAATTATCGCAGCATGCGCCTTACAACGAAACTTTAAAAGAAAGTACCCGAATCCTCCAACAATAA
- a CDS encoding DUF6770 family protein translates to MKKHSLLLLLMLCTCSLFAQLKIENVYSVKLRNSGVISEKGQVKGYFFFYQSDKIDKRTNEYTVQVVDENLNKVQDIKFQDGRDLTLLEAAYNGNTLAFLYKNSENKTLDMKIYSIEGKLKFTYTAPYDKKSEAWMKQVEELAQSDNGLNSSVFDVGQYGYVAVVPVIDGKERTFEVRCYNDKKKKHYTYRYDDGKSKFCVGEFIGATDSLAFFTVMKKSGTLSWNLKKSVVAINFVNSRRAFELTPDIGDYRITPTNVLPQTTPGKISLLGGYYESDENVIWDAPRGMAIVDLDPKGNVLNSVVCSYDTELSKFLPVGAKGKIKDIGFLFVHKALAMPDGGYTLIAEGFRKKVSAGKIALAAVAGGGNFTNLEITDLVMMRFDNGFGLKSVDVFDKKMNVVSPRGMDLVSPQIAAMAVKGMGGFDYEFTTGEEDNSTFNVCFSDYEKSSEYKGRTFNTVRFNGTKYSTDKIELKSKASEMVVLPAKAGHVMIYEYFKKTKSLELRIEKLG, encoded by the coding sequence ATGAAGAAACATAGCCTGCTACTGCTGTTAATGCTGTGCACCTGCAGCCTGTTTGCGCAACTCAAGATCGAAAACGTTTACTCCGTTAAACTCCGCAACTCCGGCGTTATTTCCGAAAAAGGCCAGGTTAAAGGCTACTTCTTTTTTTACCAGAGCGATAAGATCGACAAACGTACGAACGAGTATACCGTACAGGTGGTAGATGAAAACCTCAATAAAGTACAGGACATCAAGTTCCAGGACGGTCGCGACCTTACTTTGCTGGAGGCTGCCTATAACGGTAACACGCTGGCCTTCCTCTACAAAAACAGCGAGAACAAAACCCTCGATATGAAGATTTACTCTATTGAAGGCAAACTGAAATTTACCTACACCGCCCCTTACGATAAAAAGAGCGAAGCCTGGATGAAACAGGTGGAAGAGCTGGCCCAGAGCGATAACGGTCTTAACAGTTCCGTATTTGACGTAGGTCAGTACGGTTACGTGGCCGTGGTACCGGTAATTGACGGTAAAGAGCGCACCTTCGAGGTAAGGTGTTACAACGACAAAAAGAAAAAACACTATACCTATCGTTACGACGATGGCAAATCTAAATTCTGCGTTGGTGAGTTTATCGGCGCTACAGACAGCCTGGCGTTCTTCACCGTGATGAAGAAATCGGGTACTTTGTCCTGGAACCTGAAGAAGTCGGTAGTAGCTATCAACTTCGTGAACAGCAGAAGAGCGTTCGAGCTCACGCCGGATATCGGGGACTATCGCATTACGCCTACCAACGTACTGCCACAAACCACACCGGGCAAAATCAGCCTGCTGGGTGGTTACTATGAAAGCGATGAAAACGTGATCTGGGATGCACCGCGCGGCATGGCGATCGTAGATCTTGATCCCAAAGGTAATGTGCTGAACTCTGTAGTATGTTCCTACGATACCGAATTGTCGAAGTTTCTGCCGGTGGGCGCGAAAGGTAAGATCAAAGATATCGGCTTCCTGTTCGTACACAAAGCGCTCGCTATGCCCGATGGCGGCTACACCCTTATTGCTGAAGGTTTCCGCAAAAAAGTAAGTGCAGGTAAAATAGCCCTGGCCGCAGTTGCGGGAGGTGGTAACTTCACTAACCTGGAAATAACCGACCTCGTAATGATGCGTTTCGACAATGGCTTCGGTCTTAAATCCGTAGACGTGTTCGATAAGAAAATGAACGTGGTTAGCCCGCGCGGTATGGACCTGGTAAGCCCGCAAATTGCCGCGATGGCCGTGAAAGGCATGGGCGGTTTCGACTATGAGTTTACCACCGGCGAGGAAGATAACTCCACCTTTAACGTTTGTTTCTCCGATTACGAAAAGAGCAGCGAATACAAAGGCCGCACTTTCAACACTGTTCGTTTTAACGGCACTAAATACAGCACCGATAAAATTGAGCTGAAGAGTAAAGCCAGCGAGATGGTAGTGTTACCCGCGAAGGCCGGTCACGTAATGATCTACGAATACTTTAAGAAAACAAAGAGTCTCGAACTGAGGATTGAGAAACTAGGATAA